A genomic stretch from Antarcticibacterium flavum includes:
- a CDS encoding RagB/SusD family nutrient uptake outer membrane protein, whose protein sequence is MKINFIKSSILLGAVLSFTACTDLELEETDSIFREDSGDGFSGVSDVPSALVGSYDQIRGQLDTQENLFALQEVTSDEMLVPTRGTDWGDNGLWRTLHQHTWDPNHQFILNSWNAYNRNVFNLSEIIAPESNANAQQLAEAKFLRAFSMFWVMDLFGQVPFREVDEGADVDPRVMTRSEAFDFVMKDLTEALPDLPATGPGPDANFASKASAHYLMAKILLNKHIYLGNATADAADMTQVVSHVDAISDFGFGLQSGYFEIFKPAVDTETIWFTNTGVGSRIWNGLHYFQTVPDNTGGGWNGFSTLAEFYDLFEGSPEHNHPDAGQEERRGFVPYEGTRVGEGDGYFAGGRDDDGDGFIDGSDIGIGFLFGQQYELDGNMTEDRGGNPLFYTKELPGLLGNNESTGIRVLKYHPTNGAYTGHMVLFRYADAHLMKAEAIMRGGTGGDALALVNELRELRQASPLGSLTEQDMLDERGRELYIEMWRRQDLIRFGQFTEAWEFKPATDDTRNLFPIPSIALTSNPNLVQNPGY, encoded by the coding sequence ATGAAAATTAATTTTATTAAATCATCGATTTTGCTTGGAGCGGTGCTAAGTTTTACAGCTTGTACTGATCTTGAGCTTGAAGAGACCGATTCAATTTTCCGTGAGGACAGCGGGGACGGGTTCTCTGGAGTAAGTGATGTTCCCAGTGCTTTGGTAGGTAGTTATGACCAGATAAGAGGGCAGCTGGATACACAGGAGAATTTGTTTGCCCTGCAGGAAGTAACATCAGATGAGATGTTGGTTCCCACTCGGGGAACAGACTGGGGTGATAATGGATTATGGAGAACCCTCCACCAGCATACCTGGGATCCAAACCACCAGTTCATTCTCAATAGCTGGAATGCATATAACAGAAATGTCTTTAATCTTTCTGAAATTATAGCTCCAGAAAGTAATGCAAATGCGCAACAACTGGCTGAGGCCAAATTCTTAAGAGCATTTAGTATGTTTTGGGTTATGGACCTTTTTGGACAGGTTCCTTTTAGAGAAGTAGATGAAGGAGCAGATGTTGATCCAAGGGTTATGACCAGGAGCGAGGCGTTTGATTTTGTTATGAAGGATCTTACAGAAGCTTTACCAGATCTTCCTGCGACTGGTCCGGGACCCGATGCAAATTTCGCAAGTAAGGCATCTGCCCATTACCTTATGGCTAAGATCTTATTGAATAAACATATCTATTTAGGAAATGCTACTGCAGATGCTGCAGATATGACCCAGGTGGTTAGTCATGTGGATGCAATTTCTGATTTTGGTTTTGGATTGCAGAGTGGCTATTTCGAGATCTTTAAGCCTGCAGTAGATACAGAAACTATCTGGTTTACTAATACAGGTGTAGGTTCACGCATATGGAATGGATTGCATTATTTCCAAACAGTTCCCGATAACACAGGGGGAGGATGGAATGGCTTTTCAACTCTTGCTGAATTCTATGATCTGTTTGAGGGAAGCCCTGAGCACAACCACCCTGATGCCGGGCAGGAAGAGCGAAGAGGATTTGTTCCCTACGAAGGTACACGTGTAGGTGAAGGTGATGGTTATTTTGCCGGTGGCAGAGATGACGACGGTGATGGTTTTATTGATGGTTCTGATATTGGAATAGGCTTCCTGTTTGGACAGCAATACGAACTGGACGGAAATATGACTGAAGATCGTGGTGGAAATCCACTTTTCTACACCAAAGAATTACCAGGACTTCTGGGTAATAATGAGAGTACTGGTATTAGAGTACTTAAATATCATCCTACGAATGGTGCGTACACAGGACATATGGTTCTGTTCAGGTATGCAGATGCCCACTTAATGAAGGCAGAAGCTATCATGAGAGGTGGTACAGGTGGAGACGCCCTGGCACTTGTAAATGAGCTAAGGGAATTAAGACAAGCCTCTCCTCTTGGATCTTTAACAGAGCAGGATATGCTCGATGAAAGAGGTAGGGAACTCTATATTGAAATGTGGAGAAGACAGGATCTTATAAGATTTGGACAATTCACTGAAGCATGGGAATTCAAACCTGCAACAGATGATACCAGAAATCTTTTCCCAATCCCATCTATAGCATTAACTTCCAATCCTAACCTGGTCCAAAATCCGGGATATTAA
- a CDS encoding SusC/RagA family TonB-linked outer membrane protein, with the protein MKQKFLKGYLLLLAVLSFAFVEAQTVTGTVTDGEMPLPGVNILAQGTSNGTTTDFDGVYTLNNVPADAVLVFSFLGYATQTIPVNGRETINVTLGEDASALSEVVVIGYGQTTVRDATGAVATVTAENFNRGVVASPEELIQGRTAGLQVTSASGEPGAGVNIRIRGTTSVRGGNDPLFVVDGVPLAGDNVSAGGTNVGFGDSSPKNPLNFLNPQDIESMSVLKDASATAIYGSRGANGVVIITTKSGRGMTGGRFDYSTNLGVATPANSYDLLNREEFLNAYEGIGGDRAAADFGGDTDWQDEITRTAFTQEHNLSYANSYNQGNYRVSLGYSDLMGIVENSSMERLSGRLNINHRLFNDRLKLGLQTAVSRVNDVRAPISNNAGFQGDLLGGAYRANPTLPSDPDSPFTGQLNPNSLLKYTLDETETDRMLLNFSADYEIVQGLSARLNLGYDKAESYRGFGISGDIQGVLSAVPGNGRSQINEIDNTNKLMEFTLNYEKAFENSKIDALIGYSYQEFDRQGINVSGWGFQSTAMDAMINDLQSSRDILEGSIQGSYQQYGYDQNGMFVNRLFPNVVTERPTAPSGLGARAVAGDTFYTIDELQSFFGRVNYTLADKYLFTATLRADGSTRFGGNNQYGYFPSGAFAWQLGDEDFIPDTFSTLKFRVGYGVTGNQEIPYNLYTPRDRFGGFGINDNGEINIPGTGQVTFRNEDLKWETTSQTNVGFDFGFINDRLSGSIDYYYKSTTDLLFQTFSAQPAAQDFVWENLDANVINKGVEFSLDYDIFQDQEFFWNVGFNIAYNENMVEDFDGLIQTGGINGQGLTNAYAQLLAGGQPLFSYYLREFGGFDENGQTIYPNGDVQTFVGKSALPTTNLGISTRMEYRNWDLSAFLTGQFGFYVYNNTENAFFTAGALNSGSNVTRNVIGNGEAANNAPDVSTRFLEKGDFLRLQNATLGYNFEVGPDSFLNALRLSVTGQNLFLITGYSGLDPEVNTDKSLNGIPTAGIEYTSYPRATTVTLGLNVSF; encoded by the coding sequence ATGAAACAAAAATTTCTTAAGGGTTATTTGTTGCTTTTGGCTGTCTTAAGTTTTGCTTTTGTCGAAGCTCAAACAGTCACAGGAACAGTAACAGATGGGGAGATGCCATTACCCGGTGTAAACATCTTAGCGCAGGGTACTTCAAATGGTACCACTACAGATTTTGACGGGGTCTACACCTTGAACAACGTACCGGCAGATGCTGTTTTGGTATTTAGTTTTTTAGGGTATGCAACCCAAACAATTCCTGTTAACGGGAGAGAAACAATTAATGTGACACTTGGTGAAGATGCCTCGGCATTAAGCGAAGTGGTGGTTATTGGTTACGGCCAAACAACGGTAAGAGATGCAACAGGTGCGGTAGCCACTGTGACCGCAGAGAATTTTAACCGTGGGGTGGTTGCTTCTCCAGAAGAACTAATCCAGGGTAGAACTGCCGGTTTACAAGTTACCTCTGCAAGTGGAGAGCCCGGTGCGGGGGTTAATATCCGTATTCGTGGTACAACCTCTGTGCGAGGTGGAAATGACCCATTATTTGTGGTAGATGGAGTTCCACTGGCAGGAGATAATGTTTCTGCAGGAGGAACAAACGTAGGTTTTGGTGATAGTTCACCAAAAAACCCTCTCAACTTTTTAAATCCGCAGGATATTGAGAGTATGAGTGTGCTTAAGGATGCTTCTGCAACTGCCATATATGGTTCCAGGGGTGCCAATGGAGTTGTGATCATAACTACCAAATCTGGTCGTGGAATGACTGGAGGAAGGTTTGATTACTCGACTAATCTGGGTGTTGCAACGCCTGCAAATTCGTATGACCTCTTAAACAGGGAAGAATTTCTTAATGCCTACGAAGGTATAGGTGGGGACAGAGCTGCTGCAGATTTTGGCGGGGATACAGACTGGCAGGATGAGATCACCAGGACTGCATTTACCCAGGAACATAACCTGTCCTACGCAAATTCCTATAATCAGGGGAATTACAGGGTATCATTAGGTTATTCAGATCTTATGGGTATAGTGGAAAATTCTTCTATGGAAAGACTTTCAGGTAGATTGAACATCAATCATCGTTTATTCAATGACAGGCTTAAATTAGGACTTCAAACCGCTGTTTCAAGGGTAAATGATGTACGTGCTCCTATTTCAAATAATGCAGGTTTCCAGGGGGATTTACTTGGAGGGGCCTATAGAGCCAATCCAACTCTTCCAAGCGATCCAGATTCTCCATTCACCGGGCAGCTTAATCCTAATTCGCTCTTGAAGTATACCCTTGATGAAACAGAGACTGACAGGATGTTATTGAACTTTTCTGCAGATTATGAAATTGTACAGGGTCTTTCTGCCAGGTTAAACCTGGGATATGATAAAGCTGAGTCTTATCGTGGTTTCGGAATTTCAGGAGACATTCAGGGGGTACTTAGTGCGGTACCGGGGAACGGAAGGTCTCAGATCAATGAGATTGACAACACTAACAAGCTGATGGAATTTACCCTTAACTATGAAAAAGCTTTTGAAAATTCAAAAATTGACGCATTAATAGGTTATTCTTATCAAGAGTTTGACCGCCAGGGAATCAATGTAAGTGGATGGGGCTTCCAGAGCACTGCAATGGATGCAATGATCAATGATTTGCAGTCTTCCCGCGATATTCTCGAAGGTAGCATCCAGGGATCATATCAACAATATGGGTATGATCAAAATGGAATGTTCGTTAATAGATTATTTCCGAATGTAGTTACAGAAAGACCTACCGCTCCATCTGGATTGGGTGCGAGAGCTGTTGCAGGAGATACCTTCTATACTATAGATGAGCTACAATCTTTCTTTGGTAGGGTAAATTATACTTTGGCAGATAAATATCTTTTCACTGCTACCCTGCGTGCAGATGGTTCTACACGTTTTGGTGGGAATAACCAATACGGTTATTTCCCTTCTGGAGCCTTTGCATGGCAATTAGGTGACGAAGACTTTATTCCCGATACTTTTTCGACTCTTAAGTTTAGAGTTGGGTACGGGGTAACCGGTAACCAGGAAATACCTTACAACTTATACACACCACGTGATAGATTTGGAGGTTTTGGTATAAACGATAACGGGGAGATAAATATCCCGGGAACAGGCCAGGTGACTTTTAGAAATGAAGATCTTAAATGGGAGACTACTTCCCAGACCAACGTTGGTTTTGATTTTGGTTTTATAAACGATCGCCTTAGCGGTTCTATAGACTATTATTATAAGTCCACCACAGATCTTTTATTCCAGACCTTCTCTGCACAACCTGCAGCCCAGGATTTCGTATGGGAAAACCTGGATGCGAATGTAATTAACAAGGGGGTTGAATTTAGCCTGGACTATGATATTTTCCAGGATCAGGAATTCTTCTGGAATGTTGGATTCAACATTGCCTATAATGAGAATATGGTAGAGGATTTCGATGGTTTGATCCAAACTGGAGGTATTAACGGGCAGGGTTTAACTAATGCCTATGCTCAACTTCTGGCAGGGGGACAACCGCTATTTTCATATTATCTAAGAGAATTTGGAGGATTTGATGAAAATGGGCAAACCATATATCCAAATGGGGATGTACAAACCTTTGTGGGTAAGAGCGCCTTACCTACTACCAACCTTGGTATTTCCACACGTATGGAATATCGTAATTGGGACCTATCTGCTTTCCTAACAGGACAGTTTGGATTCTACGTATATAATAATACAGAGAATGCCTTCTTTACTGCAGGAGCATTGAACTCTGGTTCCAACGTTACAAGAAATGTAATAGGAAATGGAGAGGCAGCTAATAATGCACCAGATGTTTCGACCCGTTTCCTTGAAAAAGGTGACTTCCTGAGATTACAAAATGCCACCCTTGGATATAATTTTGAAGTAGGACCAGACAGTTTCCTAAATGCACTACGTTTAAGTGTTACGGGACAAAACCTGTTCCTTATTACCGGTTACTCCGGGTTGGATCCTGAAGTTAATACAGATAAATCATTGAATGGTATTCCTACAGCGGGGATAGAGTATACTAGCTATCCAAGAGCAACAACTGTAACTTTAGGTCTTAACGTGTCATTCTAA
- a CDS encoding diacylglycerol/lipid kinase family protein: MGAIKNVLLVVNPISGAMDKTDLIEDIKKEVIKKQATLFVFETSGREDVFNLKERIKELNPSRLIVAGGDGTIKLAAEALKDQDIPLGIIPAGSANGLAFNLKLPATLPEQITAAFGDSFNYLDIILLDGDYCLHMSDFGVNAELIRRYEKSSIRGKWGYFLQTVPTLLNSDYPFKFTVEANDKVFEAEGILLAIANASSYGTGAKVNPKGKLDDGFFEILIYKEFDFIEILKTLRNVVDLDPAVVEVISTKRAKITCHTPVPFQIDGEYLGKRKSIEAEIIPQKLRIAVL; this comes from the coding sequence ATGGGAGCGATAAAGAATGTTTTGCTGGTGGTTAATCCAATTTCGGGGGCTATGGACAAAACAGATCTTATAGAGGATATTAAAAAAGAGGTGATCAAAAAGCAAGCAACTCTTTTTGTTTTTGAAACCTCTGGCAGAGAGGATGTATTTAATTTAAAGGAAAGGATCAAAGAATTGAACCCCAGCCGTCTAATTGTAGCGGGCGGTGATGGTACTATAAAACTTGCAGCTGAGGCTTTAAAAGATCAGGATATTCCCCTGGGAATAATTCCGGCAGGATCTGCCAACGGCCTTGCTTTTAACTTAAAATTACCTGCAACCCTTCCAGAGCAAATAACGGCCGCTTTTGGAGATAGTTTTAATTACCTTGATATAATACTGCTTGATGGTGATTATTGTCTTCATATGAGTGATTTTGGAGTTAACGCAGAGCTTATTAGGAGGTATGAAAAATCCAGCATAAGAGGTAAATGGGGTTATTTCCTTCAAACTGTCCCAACTCTTTTGAACAGCGATTATCCTTTTAAGTTCACGGTAGAAGCTAATGATAAAGTCTTCGAAGCAGAGGGTATTCTCCTGGCAATAGCCAATGCCAGTTCCTATGGCACAGGAGCTAAGGTCAATCCTAAGGGTAAACTTGATGATGGATTTTTTGAGATCCTCATTTATAAGGAATTTGATTTCATCGAGATCTTAAAAACTTTAAGAAATGTTGTAGATCTTGACCCTGCAGTGGTTGAGGTTATTAGTACAAAGAGAGCTAAAATTACCTGTCATACTCCAGTACCATTCCAGATCGACGGGGAATATCTGGGTAAAAGAAAATCTATTGAAGCCGAAATTATACCCCAAAAACTGCGTATCGCCGTCCTATAA
- a CDS encoding App1 family protein: MKFDLKLYRGYVNDNHLVVFGHVFESWAPDKYRTDRRGIKHAFSIIHMFRIKPLKNIPIKLKFKNLEVITKTLDDGYFRFDVPFHEELESGWHEYCVSCKINELGIIERAELLKPFESKVGIISDIDDTFLISHSNSFFKKLYVMLLKNINKRKIFDDVVKHYQHLSIAGQDSKEASNSFFFVSSSEWNLYGFINDFAEMHGLPKAVIKLKKIKTGISDFLFTGRGSHNHKFEKIKDIISFYPDLQYVLLGDDSQHDAYIYERICKIFPKNIKAVYLRQTGKKQKIKVYSVLKNIESLNVETCYFLGSDKAILHSKNIGII; this comes from the coding sequence GTGAAATTTGATTTAAAATTATACAGGGGTTATGTGAACGATAATCACCTGGTAGTGTTTGGACATGTATTTGAATCCTGGGCACCAGATAAGTATCGCACAGACAGGCGGGGTATAAAACATGCCTTTTCTATTATTCATATGTTTCGCATAAAGCCCTTAAAGAACATCCCTATTAAACTTAAATTCAAAAATCTTGAGGTAATAACAAAAACCCTGGATGACGGTTATTTTAGATTTGATGTTCCTTTTCATGAAGAGCTTGAGAGCGGCTGGCATGAGTACTGTGTCTCATGCAAGATAAATGAATTAGGTATTATTGAGAGAGCAGAGCTTTTAAAGCCTTTTGAGAGTAAAGTGGGAATAATATCTGATATTGATGACACCTTTCTAATTTCCCACAGCAATAGTTTTTTCAAAAAACTATATGTGATGTTACTAAAAAATATAAATAAGCGCAAGATCTTTGATGATGTGGTAAAGCATTACCAACATTTAAGTATAGCAGGGCAGGACAGCAAGGAAGCGTCCAACTCATTTTTTTTCGTTTCCAGCAGTGAATGGAACCTGTATGGATTCATAAATGATTTTGCTGAAATGCACGGGTTACCAAAAGCGGTTATAAAGCTTAAGAAGATAAAGACAGGAATTTCAGATTTTCTTTTCACCGGCAGGGGCAGTCACAATCATAAGTTTGAAAAGATAAAGGATATAATCTCTTTTTATCCAGATCTTCAGTATGTACTATTAGGAGATGATTCCCAGCATGATGCCTATATTTATGAGCGTATATGTAAGATTTTTCCAAAAAATATTAAAGCGGTCTACCTGCGCCAAACCGGAAAAAAGCAAAAAATCAAAGTATATTCTGTCCTGAAGAATATTGAGAGCCTTAATGTAGAAACCTGCTATTTTTTAGGGAGCGACAAGGCGATCCTGCATTCCAAAAACATAGGGATTATTTGA
- a CDS encoding Tex family protein produces MNATFFIQAGLDLPKKAIENTVELLRNDATIPFIARYRKDQTGNLDEVQIEKIHDLYKQHLELEKRKQAIIKAIDAQGALSGDLRDQISRSTSLSDLEDLYLPFKKKRKTKADAAREAGLEPLATMILEQREKDIKQISKKFLNAKIESIDDALQGAKYIIAERVNEDQKVRSALRNLYRSRAVITSKVLKAEADKAEAQKFKQYFEWEESLKNIPSHRFLAIYRASKEGYLRLKIEVEQEEAVSRILRSFQKGKNKLLKDAVEDAYNRLLKPSFYNEFLGEAKNKADADAIQVFASNLEQLLLSPPLGEKRIMGIDPGFKSGCKVVCLDENGSLLYNETIYPHPPQREGSLAGKKLRSLVNAYQTEAIAIGNGTASRETEHFIKSIKFDRDVKVYVVNEAGASVYSASRVAREEFPDYDITVRGAVSIGRRLSDPLAELVKIDPKSIGVGQYQHEVDQTKLKEKLDFVVMSCVNRIGINLNTASKELLSYVSGIGPALAENITEYRKTTGPFKNRKELLKVPRLGAKAYEQAAGFLRVKDSTNPLDDSAVHPERYDLVKKIAGDFDLEVKELIGNTDILEKVKPNNYIQVDLGLSTLRDILKELVKPGVDPRQRISFFEFDPSVRTIEDVNAGMSLPGIVNNITNFGCFVDIGIKESGLVHISKLAKGFVSDVNAVVKLNQQVTVKVLDVNLESKRIQLSLID; encoded by the coding sequence TTGAACGCAACTTTTTTTATCCAGGCCGGTCTTGATCTTCCTAAAAAGGCTATTGAAAATACCGTGGAACTGCTCAGGAATGATGCCACTATTCCATTTATTGCCAGGTACAGGAAAGACCAAACAGGGAATCTTGATGAGGTGCAGATAGAGAAGATCCATGACCTCTACAAACAACACCTCGAACTGGAAAAAAGAAAACAGGCAATAATTAAAGCCATTGATGCCCAGGGCGCTTTATCCGGGGATCTTAGGGATCAAATAAGCAGGAGCACCAGCCTTAGCGATCTTGAAGACCTTTATTTACCCTTTAAAAAGAAAAGAAAAACAAAAGCAGATGCAGCCAGGGAAGCGGGTTTAGAACCGCTTGCAACAATGATCCTTGAGCAAAGGGAAAAAGATATAAAACAAATCTCAAAAAAATTCCTCAATGCTAAAATAGAATCCATAGATGATGCTTTGCAGGGGGCTAAGTATATTATTGCTGAAAGGGTTAACGAAGATCAAAAAGTGAGGTCAGCCTTACGGAACTTGTATAGGTCCCGGGCCGTTATAACTTCAAAGGTGCTAAAAGCTGAAGCAGATAAGGCTGAAGCTCAAAAATTCAAACAATATTTTGAATGGGAAGAATCATTAAAAAATATACCTTCCCATAGATTTCTTGCTATTTACAGGGCGTCCAAGGAAGGATACTTAAGGCTGAAGATCGAGGTAGAGCAGGAGGAGGCAGTTTCAAGAATTCTTAGGTCTTTTCAAAAAGGTAAAAATAAACTGCTGAAAGATGCTGTAGAAGATGCCTACAACCGGTTACTAAAGCCATCTTTTTATAATGAATTTCTGGGTGAAGCAAAAAATAAAGCCGACGCAGATGCCATACAGGTTTTTGCCTCTAACCTGGAACAGCTGCTGCTTTCACCACCTTTAGGGGAAAAACGCATCATGGGAATTGACCCCGGTTTTAAATCTGGTTGTAAAGTTGTATGCCTGGATGAGAATGGTTCCTTATTATATAATGAAACCATTTATCCTCATCCTCCTCAAAGAGAAGGCTCCCTTGCCGGTAAAAAGCTAAGGTCTTTGGTAAATGCTTATCAAACAGAAGCAATTGCTATTGGAAACGGAACTGCTTCAAGAGAGACAGAGCATTTTATCAAGAGCATAAAATTTGACAGGGATGTAAAGGTATATGTGGTCAACGAGGCCGGAGCCTCTGTGTATTCTGCTTCCAGGGTTGCCAGGGAAGAATTTCCAGATTATGATATTACAGTAAGAGGAGCTGTATCCATTGGAAGGAGGTTAAGTGATCCCCTGGCAGAGCTTGTTAAAATAGATCCTAAATCTATAGGAGTGGGACAGTACCAGCATGAGGTCGACCAAACAAAACTAAAGGAGAAACTCGATTTTGTTGTTATGAGTTGTGTAAACCGAATAGGGATTAATTTAAATACAGCCAGTAAAGAGTTGCTTTCATATGTTTCAGGAATAGGGCCTGCACTGGCAGAAAATATTACTGAATATCGAAAAACAACCGGTCCTTTTAAAAACCGAAAAGAGTTGCTCAAAGTTCCCAGGCTCGGGGCTAAAGCCTATGAGCAAGCTGCCGGATTCCTTCGAGTAAAGGATTCAACAAACCCTCTTGATGACTCTGCCGTTCATCCTGAAAGATATGACCTGGTTAAGAAGATCGCCGGAGACTTTGATCTTGAGGTGAAGGAATTAATTGGGAATACAGATATTTTGGAGAAGGTTAAACCTAATAATTATATCCAGGTAGATCTTGGGTTATCAACATTACGGGATATCCTCAAGGAATTGGTAAAGCCGGGGGTTGATCCACGTCAAAGGATATCGTTTTTTGAATTCGATCCTTCGGTGAGAACAATTGAAGATGTGAATGCCGGGATGAGCCTGCCAGGAATTGTTAATAATATCACCAATTTTGGCTGTTTTGTAGATATTGGGATAAAAGAAAGCGGCCTGGTGCATATCTCGAAACTTGCAAAAGGTTTTGTAAGTGATGTAAATGCTGTTGTAAAACTAAATCAACAGGTAACCGTGAAGGTACTGGATGTAAATCTTGAATCCAAAAGGATCCAATTATCACTTATAGATTAA
- a CDS encoding PRC-barrel domain-containing protein yields the protein MATKHENKNKHLFYLNELSDYKIASDDPDVRGWQVKDKDNRVIGKVDNLLVNKKTERVVYLDVEVDNSIIEADHDPYGQPADSDVHEFINKEGENHIIIPVGLVNLNDDQKFVYTDRINHQTFAETKRIEKGANVNREYEVVVLDSYDRHRGDHDRRDRDRTVDHNDRRDRDRDRDETQRTVVTGTTADDDKRSHDDRTNVADSRQHDSAFKENERREAHRDDHGRRDNDATYRSDRDRGRTTDDDNFYERREFDGSNYRRKR from the coding sequence ATGGCAACTAAACATGAAAATAAAAATAAACACCTTTTTTACCTTAATGAACTATCAGATTATAAAATAGCAAGTGATGATCCCGATGTAAGAGGTTGGCAGGTGAAGGATAAAGACAATAGGGTAATTGGTAAGGTAGATAACCTGCTTGTGAATAAAAAAACAGAAAGGGTGGTTTATCTGGATGTTGAAGTGGATAATAGCATAATCGAGGCAGATCATGATCCTTACGGTCAACCTGCAGATAGCGATGTCCACGAGTTTATCAATAAGGAAGGAGAAAATCATATTATCATTCCTGTTGGCCTTGTGAATTTAAATGATGACCAGAAATTTGTTTATACAGACAGGATCAACCACCAAACCTTTGCAGAGACCAAACGAATTGAAAAAGGAGCGAATGTTAACAGGGAATATGAAGTGGTAGTTCTGGATTCCTACGACAGGCATAGAGGTGACCATGATCGTAGAGACAGAGATCGAACTGTCGACCACAATGACAGGAGAGACAGAGACAGGGACAGAGATGAAACTCAAAGAACTGTTGTTACCGGCACCACGGCAGATGATGACAAGAGAAGCCATGATGACAGAACAAATGTAGCCGACAGTCGCCAGCACGATTCTGCTTTTAAGGAAAACGAGAGACGTGAGGCCCACAGGGATGATCATGGTAGGAGAGATAACGATGCAACTTATCGCAGTGATCGTGACAGGGGAAGAACTACAGATGATGATAACTTCTATGAACGAAGAGAGTTTGATGGTTCCAATTACCGAAGAAAAAGGTAA
- a CDS encoding class-III pyridoxal-phosphate-dependent aminotransferase, translating to MNTKERDKKYFGRGNEALDLKVTKAKGSLIYDEQGNKYIDFLGGAGVGSLGWGNEEIENEIRKNDRPAYVYPNFYYEPWTQLAKLLADLTPTHLTTSFRTTGGSEAVEAAMQMAMMYTGRKKFISVEGSYHGNTIASISLGASSKHSSFPNLLPGCEKIDLPLDDKALKTLEEKLKDHSLAGFIMEPVICNLGVVIPSSEFMEKLDNLCKQYGTLLIMDEAITGFGRTGKIFATEHFNIKPDMICMAKAMSAGHAGIGAVIITDEIANKVEEDVGLYSSYGWHPISVDASLVAINYLIEHKQQLFNNIKETGKFFEQQLKDINFNAETEIRIKGLAIGVDVKDQEYATQIRKRSLQHGLLMDTEGSSLVFFPALNIDIKTAKEGLEILEKSVEELNREN from the coding sequence ATGAACACAAAAGAGAGGGATAAAAAGTATTTTGGAAGAGGAAATGAAGCGCTCGATTTAAAAGTGACTAAAGCCAAGGGAAGTCTTATTTATGATGAACAAGGTAATAAGTATATAGACTTCCTTGGTGGAGCGGGGGTTGGAAGCCTGGGATGGGGCAATGAGGAAATTGAGAATGAAATAAGGAAAAATGACAGGCCGGCATATGTTTATCCCAATTTCTATTATGAACCCTGGACACAACTTGCAAAATTACTGGCAGATCTCACCCCTACTCATTTAACCACAAGCTTTCGTACCACAGGAGGATCTGAAGCTGTAGAGGCTGCCATGCAAATGGCAATGATGTATACAGGCAGGAAAAAATTCATATCTGTAGAAGGGAGTTATCACGGGAATACTATAGCCTCTATAAGCCTTGGAGCTTCTTCAAAACATAGCAGCTTTCCTAATTTGCTTCCGGGTTGTGAAAAGATCGATCTTCCCCTGGATGATAAAGCACTTAAAACATTGGAAGAAAAACTAAAGGACCACAGCCTTGCTGGATTCATTATGGAGCCGGTTATTTGTAATTTGGGGGTAGTGATCCCATCTTCAGAATTCATGGAAAAGCTGGACAACCTTTGTAAGCAATACGGGACCCTGCTTATTATGGATGAGGCTATTACAGGATTTGGCCGAACAGGTAAAATTTTTGCTACTGAACATTTCAACATTAAACCAGATATGATATGCATGGCCAAGGCAATGTCTGCAGGCCACGCGGGTATAGGTGCAGTGATAATAACAGATGAAATTGCAAATAAGGTGGAGGAAGATGTTGGTTTATACTCTTCATATGGCTGGCATCCAATAAGTGTGGACGCAAGTCTTGTAGCTATTAATTACCTCATTGAACATAAACAGCAATTATTTAATAATATTAAGGAAACAGGAAAGTTTTTTGAACAGCAATTAAAGGATATAAATTTTAACGCTGAAACAGAAATAAGGATTAAAGGGCTTGCTATAGGGGTTGATGTTAAAGACCAGGAATACGCTACTCAAATAAGGAAGAGATCCCTCCAACACGGTCTTTTAATGGATACCGAAGGCAGTAGCCTGGTTTTCTTTCCGGCACTTAACATAGATATAAAAACTGCCAAGGAAGGGCTTGAAATTCTGGAAAAAAGTGTTGAAGAGCTTAATAGGGAAAATTAG